One part of the Magallana gigas chromosome 5, xbMagGiga1.1, whole genome shotgun sequence genome encodes these proteins:
- the LOC105322711 gene encoding alpha-2Da adrenergic receptor — MHNFSKEVQRLNDEAVETLIPAIVFIVLLMVIGVIGNPIVVYFYGFKLKPTPSYLFIVALAVFDFLVCTVSMPLELVDLIRFYTFESTEACKLLRFINYLIAISSGCILIAIAVDRYRKICRPFESQITMKMAKIIIPCVLFGSVCISWPSFVFYSVVEVNLTEISGAVGQDCTTIRDESYKFYITLYNGILFLCFVTAITSLTVLYCLVGRQIFNLRSFRFYAQRKKVKSAKRPRSSTTQCTDETRVAGSFLSKSTDIGDYDEITLPPSRGSSRPTTATGIAFITSKVAPSPERFEMDVPKTNNGNLRISKSLHNALKMDEVSVPTRSNSALSGRTRYDFDDNARNGLARTNELLRHIQVRESTRVSFADEDTPRSIATTVESGATRDAHGTASIDQKKLHAQNVNTKKYTIVMLSITAAFVISFLPYLILMTWRTLSKEYEPNLFSKSEMVAFQIFIRSFLINSAANPLIYGFLNTEFRNFVIACICCRKYVGPPGSRGETSGHSRSS; from the coding sequence ATGCACAATTTCAGTAAGGAGGTCCAGAGACTGAACGACGAAGCCGTGGAGACCCTCATTCCCGCCATTGTCTTCATCGTACTTCTCATGGTCATAGGCGTCATCGGAAACCCCATCGTGGTCTATTTCTATGGCTTCAAACTGAAGCCGACTCCATCGTACTTGTTCATAGTGGCTCTGGCGGTGTTCGATTTTCTTGTTTGCACTGTTTCCATGCCCCTGGAGCTCGTCGATCTGATTcgtttttatacttttgaaagCACAGAGGCTTGCAAACTTTTACGATTTATCAACTATCTTATTGCTATATCTAGTGGATGCATTCTGATAGCAATTGCCGTCGATCGTTACAGAAAAATATGCAGGCCGTTCGAATCTCAGATCACCATGAAAATGGCCAAGATAATAATACCGTGCGTGTTATTCGGATCTGTGTGCATTTCCTGGCCTAGCTTTGTATTTTACTCCGTTGTGGAGGTTAACCTGACAGAAATTAGCGGAGCAGTAGGGCAGGACTGTACGACAATTCGGGACGAATCCTACAAGTTTTACATAACTCTATACAAtggcattttatttctttgctttGTCACGGCCATCACATCGTTAACTGTCCTATACTGTCTTGTTGGGAGACAGATTTTTAACTTGAGAAGTTTTCGATTTTATGCGCAACGGAAAAAAGTGAAGTCGGCCAAGCGACCAAGAAGCAGCACAACGCAATGCACAGATGAAACAAGGGTAGCTGGATCCTTTTTGTCAAAATCAACAGACATTGGTGATTATGACGAAATAACCTTGCCGCCCAGTAGAGGGAGCAGTAGACCGACAACTGCAACCGGTATAGCTTTTATAACGAGTAAAGTGGCGCCCTCACCGGAAAGGTTCGAGATGGACGTTCCCAAAACCAACAACGGAAATCTTCGCATTTCCAAAAGTCTTCACAACGCTTTAAAAATGGACGAAGTGTCAGTTCCCACTAGATCGAATTCTGCGTTATCAGGAAGAACCCGGTATGATTTCGATGATAACGCAAGAAATGGATTGGCTCGAACAAACGAGCTGTTGAGACATATCCAAGTTCGCGAATCAACAAGAGTGTCATTTGCTGACGAAGATACGCCAAGGAGTATTGCAACAACAGTAGAAAGTGGAGCAACAAGAGATGCGCATGGCACCGCTAGTATAGATCAGAAAAAGTTACATGCTCAAAACGTTAACACAAAGAAGTACACAATCGTCATGCTTTCTATTACGGCTGCTTTCGTCATCAGTTTCTTGCCCTATTTAATTCTGATGACTTGGAGGACACTCTCAAAAGAGTATGAACCGAATCTCTTTTCCAAGTCGGAAATGGTagcttttcaaattttcattcgATCGTTTCTGATAAACAGTGCGGCTAACCCTCTAATATACGGCTTTCTTAATACTGAGTTCCGGAACTTTGTGATAGCATGTATTTGTTGCCGAAAGTATGTAGGACCACCAGGGTCCCGAGGAGAGACAAGTGGCCATTCTAGGTCCTCGTga